One window of Halopseudomonas maritima genomic DNA carries:
- a CDS encoding SDR family NAD(P)-dependent oxidoreductase yields the protein MTYDLNNKVVLITGSTGGLGQAAAEALRAQGAKLALLDLHLEDAKAQAAKLGGADVAYACEANVCSMESLEAAMRSVEQHFGAIDVVIAGAGIGFTEPMEAMESRTFERTIDINLNGVWRTFKTSLPYVSKHQGYMLAVSSMAAFVNAPLNAHYAASKAGVLAMCNSLRLELKHLGVGVGTLHPTFFKTPMMDALMGNPCSELVFNNYQGMWKFVELEAVVKGLVEGIVSRREMITVPSSNAIVARAPGLLRGLIERFGFDDQRVAEAVRVSSQAKTS from the coding sequence ATGACCTATGACCTGAACAACAAAGTGGTGCTTATCACCGGTTCCACGGGTGGTCTCGGCCAAGCCGCGGCCGAAGCGCTACGGGCTCAAGGGGCCAAGCTTGCCCTGCTTGATCTTCACCTGGAGGATGCGAAAGCGCAGGCGGCAAAACTGGGAGGCGCTGACGTCGCCTATGCCTGCGAGGCCAATGTTTGCTCGATGGAGAGCCTCGAAGCAGCCATGCGGTCGGTAGAGCAGCATTTTGGAGCGATAGATGTAGTAATTGCCGGCGCCGGCATCGGCTTCACAGAGCCGATGGAGGCAATGGAGTCCAGAACATTCGAGCGCACCATCGACATCAATCTCAACGGCGTATGGCGTACCTTCAAGACAAGCCTACCCTATGTAAGCAAGCATCAGGGCTATATGTTGGCGGTTTCCTCAATGGCGGCCTTCGTCAACGCGCCGCTAAATGCACACTATGCCGCGAGCAAGGCAGGGGTTCTCGCCATGTGCAACAGCCTGCGATTAGAGCTCAAACATCTCGGGGTCGGCGTTGGTACGCTGCATCCTACTTTTTTCAAGACACCAATGATGGACGCGCTAATGGGCAACCCCTGCTCAGAGTTGGTGTTCAACAACTACCAAGGCATGTGGAAGTTCGTTGAATTGGAGGCCGTGGTGAAAGGACTCGTTGAAGGAATTGTCTCTCGACGGGAAATGATCACAGTGCCCAGCAGCAATGCAATAGTCGCCCGAGCGCCCGGACTGCTGCGCGGCCTTATCGAAAGGTTCGGCTTTGACGATCAGCGCGTTGCTGAGGCGGTAAGGGTTTCCAGCCAGGCAAAAACGTCGTAA
- a CDS encoding NIPSNAP family protein, with protein sequence MITCHVKYIIDPYQLAAFERYSRQWIGIVERMGGVHHGYFLPSEGANNVAYCLFSFPSLADYERYRQQAAEDAECVRLVEEATALKFIVSYERSFVRPVLESL encoded by the coding sequence ATGATCACCTGTCACGTCAAATACATCATCGATCCCTATCAACTTGCTGCATTCGAGCGCTATTCGCGTCAGTGGATCGGGATAGTGGAGCGGATGGGCGGGGTACACCATGGTTACTTTTTGCCGTCTGAGGGGGCTAATAACGTGGCGTATTGCCTGTTTAGTTTTCCCAGCCTGGCAGACTACGAACGCTACCGTCAGCAGGCGGCGGAGGATGCGGAGTGTGTGCGGTTGGTAGAGGAGGCGACGGCGTTGAAGTTTATCGTCAGCTACGAGCGCAGCTTTGTGCGGCCGGTGCTGGAGTCGCTTTGA
- a CDS encoding AraC family transcriptional regulator, whose translation MQLLYDYLDELGYAPEEILGEPWPEPTPERCGVDVEHWDCLLKKAAQALDDPLLGLHLGQTIRARHFGVVGSVILASTTMEAVLQHTQRYLRLVFDVIPMSRRDGEGWFELVWDSSNYLPGSLVSETGTVAMLQFCRDLVRGTVTPLKVDFFHAGPEDTTPYETFFGCPVRFGQPEAVLRYSTQLLDLPLKSPDPALVTLLEQHADRLLAELPQQNELVEQLRKTIVKTLRDGEPTVERLSTLLQCTPRALQRRLKSADTTFRRELNLVRHQLAESYLRDSRLQIVDIAMLLGYSEHSAFTRAFKEWCGHTPHEFRRLHVAQQ comes from the coding sequence GTGCAACTGCTCTATGACTATCTAGATGAGCTGGGGTATGCGCCTGAAGAGATACTTGGCGAACCCTGGCCTGAGCCGACGCCTGAGCGTTGCGGGGTAGATGTGGAGCACTGGGATTGCTTGCTGAAGAAGGCTGCTCAGGCTCTGGATGATCCGTTGCTGGGGCTGCACCTCGGGCAAACCATTCGCGCCCGGCATTTTGGTGTGGTCGGATCAGTGATATTGGCCAGCACAACCATGGAAGCCGTGTTACAGCACACGCAGCGTTATTTGCGTCTGGTCTTCGATGTTATTCCCATGAGCCGGCGCGACGGAGAGGGTTGGTTTGAGCTGGTCTGGGACTCAAGCAACTATCTTCCCGGCTCGTTGGTAAGTGAGACGGGCACTGTGGCGATGCTGCAATTTTGCCGTGATCTGGTGAGGGGCACCGTTACTCCGCTGAAGGTTGACTTCTTCCATGCAGGCCCCGAAGACACGACACCTTACGAGACCTTTTTCGGCTGCCCGGTGCGCTTTGGCCAGCCCGAGGCCGTATTGCGCTACTCCACGCAATTGCTTGATCTGCCCTTGAAAAGCCCAGACCCGGCATTGGTTACCTTGCTGGAGCAGCACGCAGATCGCCTGTTGGCCGAGTTACCGCAACAAAACGAGCTGGTTGAGCAGTTGCGCAAAACCATTGTTAAGACGCTGCGCGATGGAGAACCGACTGTCGAGCGACTAAGCACGTTGCTTCAATGTACACCTCGAGCCCTGCAGCGGCGCCTCAAAAGTGCCGATACCACCTTCCGCAGAGAGCTGAATCTTGTTCGCCACCAGCTGGCAGAGTCGTACCTGCGTGACTCTCGCTTGCAAATCGTTGATATCGCCATGTTGCTTGGTTATTCGGAGCACAGTGCTTTTACTCGGGCGTTCAAAGAGTGGTGCGGACATACACCGCATGAGTTCAGGCGACTACATGTTGCCCAGCAGTGA
- a CDS encoding MFS transporter, with protein MRINPPLVALAIGAFGIGVTEFSPMGMLPNIAADLGVSIPAAGLLVSAYALGVLLGAPLMTLTTGKIPRRYLLIGLMGIFTLGNLMSALATDYYSLLIARVVTSLNHGAFFGVGSIVAASVVAPDKRAGAVAAMFLGLTLATIGGVPLATWFGEAFGWRTAFWGITGLGVLAMLTLWFALPHVPQPTTDGVLAEIRVLGRGPVLSALALTVIGSSAMFTVFTYIAPILASETHASAGFITAMLVLYGVGLTLGNMWGGKAADRSVDRTLIVSLGALIVILLAFTVLMRWPLPAAVAILIWGIASFAIVPPLQMRVMDAAKDAPNLASAVNIGAFNLGNAVGAALGGAVINAGLGYPAISLAGAMMAGLGLLMVLGSAWRARAVATPA; from the coding sequence ATGCGTATCAACCCACCCCTTGTTGCTCTTGCCATCGGTGCCTTTGGCATTGGTGTGACCGAGTTTTCTCCGATGGGCATGCTGCCCAACATTGCCGCCGATCTGGGCGTGTCCATTCCGGCGGCGGGCCTCTTGGTCAGCGCTTATGCGCTGGGCGTGCTGCTCGGCGCGCCGCTGATGACGCTGACCACCGGCAAAATCCCCCGCCGCTATCTGCTGATCGGCCTGATGGGTATCTTTACTCTGGGCAACCTGATGTCAGCGCTGGCAACCGACTACTACAGCCTGCTAATTGCCCGGGTTGTGACCTCACTGAACCACGGCGCCTTTTTTGGTGTGGGCTCGATTGTGGCGGCCAGCGTGGTCGCGCCGGATAAGCGCGCGGGCGCGGTGGCGGCGATGTTTCTGGGGCTGACGCTGGCGACCATTGGTGGCGTACCGCTGGCCACCTGGTTTGGTGAGGCATTCGGCTGGCGTACCGCATTTTGGGGCATTACCGGCCTGGGCGTGCTGGCCATGCTTACGCTATGGTTTGCCCTGCCCCATGTGCCGCAGCCTACAACCGACGGCGTGCTGGCGGAAATCCGCGTGCTGGGTCGCGGCCCGGTGCTGTCGGCGCTGGCCCTGACCGTGATCGGCTCCAGCGCCATGTTTACCGTATTCACTTACATCGCCCCGATTTTGGCCAGCGAGACCCACGCCTCTGCCGGCTTTATCACCGCCATGCTGGTGCTTTATGGCGTTGGCCTGACGCTGGGCAATATGTGGGGCGGCAAAGCGGCGGACCGTTCGGTTGATCGCACACTGATTGTCTCGCTGGGCGCACTGATTGTGATTCTGCTGGCCTTTACGGTGCTGATGCGCTGGCCGCTGCCGGCGGCAGTAGCCATTCTGATCTGGGGCATCGCCAGCTTCGCTATCGTGCCGCCGCTGCAGATGCGCGTGATGGATGCTGCCAAGGACGCCCCCAACCTGGCCTCTGCGGTAAATATCGGTGCCTTTAACCTGGGCAACGCCGTGGGCGCGGCGTTGGGTGGTGCGGTGATCAACGCGGGCCTGGGTTATCCAGCTATCTCACTGGCCGGTGCCATGATGGCTGGCCTGGGGCTGCTGATGGTGCTGGGCTCTGCCTGGCGAGCACGGGCGGTGGCAACGCCGGCCTAG
- a CDS encoding phosphotransferase: MSGATLIDVLPAHQFDEAKLANYLQDYLPGANQGIKVKQFQGGQSNPTFLLDIAGKRYVLRKKPPGKLLPSAHMVEREYQVINALGQTDVPVPTARLLCEDPEIIGTAFYVMDYVEGRVYSQPLLAEVAQQERMPIYQSMIETMAKMHNADWKAIGLEGYGKPDNYIARQVKRWGGQFEASRTHDMPSMDALMKWLPENIPADQSTTIAHGDFRIGNLMLHPSESKVVSILDWELATLGHPLSDLAYCCLPYHMPVNVDGAKGLVGADLKSLGLPEEQQLLDWYCQYTGRTDVPNWNFYIAFSLFRLAAIVQGVYHRALQGNASNADALEVGKRASLLADRGWEIAQK; the protein is encoded by the coding sequence ATGAGCGGAGCGACCCTGATTGACGTATTGCCTGCCCACCAGTTTGACGAGGCAAAGCTCGCCAACTACCTGCAGGACTACCTTCCGGGAGCCAACCAGGGCATCAAGGTAAAGCAGTTCCAGGGCGGCCAGTCCAACCCGACCTTCCTGCTGGACATCGCCGGCAAGCGCTATGTACTGCGCAAGAAGCCGCCGGGAAAACTGCTGCCCTCCGCGCACATGGTCGAGCGCGAATACCAGGTAATCAACGCCCTGGGCCAGACTGACGTACCGGTGCCCACCGCACGCCTGCTGTGCGAAGACCCAGAGATCATCGGCACCGCGTTCTACGTCATGGATTACGTTGAAGGCCGCGTTTACTCGCAGCCGCTGCTGGCCGAGGTCGCGCAGCAAGAGCGCATGCCCATCTACCAGTCCATGATCGAAACCATGGCCAAGATGCACAACGCCGACTGGAAGGCCATTGGCCTGGAAGGCTATGGCAAGCCCGACAACTACATCGCCCGCCAGGTGAAGCGCTGGGGCGGCCAGTTTGAAGCCAGCCGCACCCACGACATGCCGTCGATGGACGCGCTGATGAAATGGCTGCCAGAGAACATCCCGGCTGACCAGAGCACCACCATCGCCCACGGCGACTTCCGTATCGGCAACCTGATGCTGCACCCGAGCGAGTCCAAGGTCGTGTCCATCCTCGACTGGGAGCTGGCAACCCTCGGCCATCCGCTGTCGGACCTGGCCTACTGCTGCCTGCCTTACCACATGCCGGTCAACGTTGACGGCGCCAAGGGTTTGGTCGGTGCTGACCTGAAGTCACTTGGTCTGCCGGAAGAGCAGCAGCTGCTGGACTGGTACTGCCAGTACACCGGCCGCACCGATGTACCCAACTGGAACTTCTACATCGCCTTCTCGCTGTTCCGCCTGGCGGCCATCGTGCAAGGTGTTTATCACCGCGCGCTGCAGGGCAACGCCAGCAACGCCGACGCACTGGAGGTCGGCAAGCGCGCCAGCCTGCTGGCTGATCGCGGCTGGGAAATAGCCCAGAAGTAA
- the surE gene encoding 5'/3'-nucleotidase SurE, whose protein sequence is MSKPVKRVLLTNDDGWRGPGLQVLEEIASEIAEEVWIVSPDLDQSGVSMSISVHHPLRVHQFAERRFSVSGTPSDCVLLGVAELLPVKPDLVLSGVNNGANISDSVAYSGTIGGALTGTLLGIPAIALSQAYIPGNEVHWETSRQYGANLVRQLLDAGWPEDCAMNINFPARPPEEVRGVAICRPQRGSIGGVNIERREDTRGVPYYWLGFQRQTDRITGRQTDVGALRDGLIALSPVRFERDIASSWQVDTGNMADQLGIDQNGDNDTVVDDPSISH, encoded by the coding sequence ATGAGCAAACCCGTCAAGCGCGTGCTGCTGACCAACGACGACGGCTGGCGCGGCCCGGGCCTGCAAGTGCTCGAAGAAATTGCCAGCGAGATCGCAGAGGAAGTCTGGATCGTTTCCCCTGATCTGGACCAGAGCGGCGTGTCCATGTCCATTTCCGTCCACCACCCGCTGCGCGTTCACCAGTTTGCAGAGCGCCGCTTTAGCGTTAGTGGCACCCCAAGCGACTGCGTGCTGCTGGGCGTTGCTGAGCTGCTGCCGGTCAAGCCCGACCTGGTGCTGTCTGGCGTCAACAACGGCGCCAATATCAGCGACTCGGTTGCCTACTCCGGCACCATCGGCGGCGCGCTGACCGGCACCCTGTTGGGCATCCCGGCCATCGCCCTGAGCCAGGCCTACATTCCCGGCAACGAGGTGCATTGGGAGACATCCCGCCAGTACGGCGCCAATCTGGTCCGCCAACTGCTGGACGCCGGCTGGCCGGAGGACTGCGCCATGAACATCAACTTTCCGGCGCGCCCACCGGAAGAGGTGCGCGGTGTCGCCATCTGCCGGCCGCAACGCGGCAGCATCGGTGGCGTGAACATCGAACGCCGGGAAGACACCCGTGGCGTGCCCTACTACTGGCTCGGCTTCCAACGTCAGACCGACCGCATCACCGGCCGCCAGACCGACGTCGGTGCCCTGCGCGACGGCCTGATCGCCCTGTCACCGGTACGCTTCGAACGCGACATCGCCAGCAGCTGGCAAGTCGACACCGGCAACATGGCCGACCAGCTGGGTATTGATCAGAACGGCGACAACGATACTGTGGTGGATGATCCGAGTATTAGTCATTAA
- a CDS encoding DUF2059 domain-containing protein: protein MKKTLLSIAFALITPVALAAQPSDESIRELLQVTDARQLMEGAMAQTDQMIKAAMEQSLQGKEVSAQDRKVLEDMQAQMVAVLNEELGWDSLEPMFVEIYQTSFSQSEVDGMLAFYQSDAGKAVTAKMPLVMQNTMMLLQQRMAGMAGRMQQIENATAEKLKANAAE from the coding sequence GTGAAAAAGACACTGCTTTCTATCGCCTTCGCCCTGATTACCCCAGTCGCGCTGGCCGCACAGCCGAGTGACGAGTCTATTCGCGAGCTGCTGCAAGTAACCGATGCGCGCCAGTTGATGGAGGGGGCTATGGCGCAGACGGATCAGATGATCAAGGCCGCCATGGAGCAATCGCTGCAGGGCAAAGAGGTTTCAGCGCAGGACCGTAAGGTCCTTGAAGACATGCAAGCCCAGATGGTCGCGGTGCTGAACGAGGAGCTCGGCTGGGACAGCCTGGAGCCGATGTTTGTTGAGATATACCAGACATCTTTCAGCCAGTCGGAAGTAGACGGCATGCTGGCGTTTTATCAGTCCGATGCCGGCAAGGCCGTGACAGCCAAGATGCCGCTGGTCATGCAGAACACCATGATGCTGCTACAGCAGCGCATGGCCGGTATGGCCGGTCGCATGCAGCAAATCGAGAATGCGACGGCGGAAAAGCTCAAGGCTAATGCGGCTGAGTAG
- the alkB gene encoding DNA oxidative demethylase AlkB encodes MQGLLDLTAPESAARQQIGPDAWLLKGFALNDADALLAAIEQVATQAPFRHQVTPGGYPMSAAMSSCGAYGWVTDRHGYRYSAFDPQSNQPWPAMPALLSELAERAAHSAGFTHFEPEACLINRYETGARMGLHQDKDEQDFNAPIVSISLGAPITFLFGGPNRNDPTSRWLLEHGDVVVWGGVSRLYFHGVAPLGKKASHPQTGAMRYNLTFRKVR; translated from the coding sequence ATGCAAGGCCTGCTTGACCTCACCGCGCCCGAGTCAGCGGCAAGACAGCAGATCGGCCCCGATGCCTGGCTGCTGAAGGGCTTTGCGCTGAATGACGCCGACGCCCTGCTGGCGGCCATCGAGCAAGTCGCCACACAGGCGCCCTTTCGTCATCAGGTCACCCCCGGCGGCTACCCGATGTCAGCCGCCATGAGCAGTTGCGGCGCCTACGGCTGGGTCACCGATCGCCACGGCTATCGCTACAGCGCCTTCGATCCGCAAAGCAACCAACCCTGGCCCGCCATGCCTGCCTTGCTCTCAGAGCTGGCCGAGCGCGCCGCCCACAGCGCAGGCTTTACCCACTTTGAGCCCGAAGCCTGCCTGATCAACCGCTATGAAACCGGCGCGCGCATGGGCCTGCATCAGGACAAGGACGAACAGGACTTCAACGCCCCCATCGTCTCCATCTCTCTCGGCGCCCCCATCACCTTCCTGTTCGGCGGCCCCAACCGCAACGACCCGACCAGCCGCTGGCTGCTCGAGCACGGCGATGTAGTGGTCTGGGGCGGCGTCAGTCGGCTGTACTTCCACGGCGTTGCACCGCTAGGAAAAAAAGCCAGTCACCCGCAAACAGGCGCGATGCGCTACAACCTGACGTTCAGAAAGGTGCGCTGA
- a CDS encoding SDR family NAD(P)-dependent oxidoreductase, producing the protein MQRFNNRIALITGAGSGIGRATAKRLANEGARLMLVDRNAEGLEQTISELPAGTEVLQRALDVSDEAAVEQCVADTIAHYGRLDVLCNNAGIAGGDYSIATDQSLETWQQIINVNLFGVMLFTKYASRQMREQNGGAIVNTASVAGIRSGAGGNAYSASKAGVINFTMTAACDLGQFNVRVNAVCPGLIETGMTAPVFKYARENNKEDKLGTRCELRRYGRPEEIAGAIAFLASDDASFVTGQALAVDGGNTASLNLPGMKF; encoded by the coding sequence ATGCAACGCTTCAACAACCGAATTGCCTTGATCACCGGTGCCGGTAGCGGTATTGGCCGTGCCACTGCCAAACGCCTGGCTAACGAAGGCGCGCGTCTGATGCTGGTTGACCGCAACGCTGAGGGGCTGGAACAGACCATCAGCGAGCTGCCCGCCGGTACCGAGGTACTGCAGCGCGCACTGGATGTCAGTGACGAAGCCGCCGTTGAGCAATGCGTAGCGGACACCATCGCCCACTACGGCCGGCTGGACGTGCTGTGCAACAACGCAGGTATCGCTGGCGGCGACTACAGCATCGCCACTGACCAAAGCCTGGAAACCTGGCAACAGATCATCAACGTCAACCTGTTTGGCGTCATGCTGTTCACCAAATACGCCTCGCGTCAGATGCGCGAGCAAAACGGCGGCGCCATCGTCAACACCGCCTCCGTGGCCGGTATTCGCTCCGGTGCCGGTGGCAACGCCTACAGCGCCTCCAAGGCTGGCGTGATCAACTTCACCATGACCGCCGCCTGCGACCTCGGCCAGTTCAACGTTCGCGTCAACGCCGTATGCCCCGGTCTGATCGAAACCGGCATGACCGCACCGGTGTTCAAGTACGCCCGCGAAAACAACAAGGAAGACAAGCTCGGCACCCGCTGCGAGCTGCGCCGCTACGGCCGCCCGGAAGAAATCGCCGGCGCCATCGCCTTCCTCGCCAGCGACGACGCCAGCTTCGTCACCGGCCAGGCACTGGCCGTCGACGGCGGCAACACGGCCTCGCTCAACTTGCCGGGCATGAAGTTCTGA
- a CDS encoding alpha/beta hydrolase gives MSTNTDPLAPTKIQFLSSDSYCVADYYRPPGVGPFPVVVMAHGLGGTRQMRLGAYAERFVAAGYACLVFDYRHFGESGGEPRQLLDIGRQLDDWKAAVAHARSLVEVDPAKVILWGTSFGGGHVLATAADDDQVAAVVSQCPFTDGIASSRAVNFWVSIKLTALALADRIGSLFGASPIWVPVAGRPGDTALMSTPDSWDGYHGLIPPGAHIRNEAPARFALDIVRYFPGRKTPQIKAPVLFCVCDPDSVAPAKRTLEHARRAPRGEIKRYSYGHFEVYVGSAFEQVVRDQIEFLQRHVPIHSSESKNV, from the coding sequence ATGAGCACGAACACGGATCCCTTGGCTCCCACGAAAATTCAGTTTTTATCCAGCGACTCATATTGTGTGGCTGACTACTACCGGCCACCAGGTGTAGGCCCCTTTCCCGTCGTGGTTATGGCGCACGGCCTTGGCGGCACGCGCCAAATGCGCTTGGGGGCATACGCAGAGCGTTTTGTGGCAGCAGGCTATGCCTGCTTGGTGTTTGACTATCGCCACTTTGGGGAGAGCGGGGGTGAACCTCGTCAATTGCTGGATATCGGTCGTCAGCTTGATGATTGGAAAGCCGCCGTAGCCCATGCTCGCAGCCTGGTAGAAGTTGACCCGGCCAAGGTCATTCTCTGGGGGACATCATTTGGCGGCGGCCACGTGCTGGCAACCGCTGCCGACGATGACCAAGTGGCCGCAGTCGTCTCACAGTGCCCCTTCACTGACGGCATCGCTTCTAGCCGCGCCGTCAATTTCTGGGTATCGATCAAGCTCACAGCATTGGCTCTGGCTGACCGCATCGGCTCCCTTTTCGGTGCAAGCCCTATTTGGGTTCCCGTTGCAGGACGGCCCGGTGATACAGCTCTGATGAGCACTCCCGATAGCTGGGATGGCTACCACGGACTGATTCCGCCAGGGGCTCATATCCGAAATGAAGCCCCGGCGCGCTTTGCTCTGGACATCGTCCGCTACTTCCCAGGCCGCAAGACCCCTCAGATAAAAGCGCCTGTTTTGTTTTGCGTATGTGACCCCGACAGCGTGGCGCCAGCAAAGCGAACCTTGGAACACGCCCGCCGGGCGCCCCGCGGCGAGATCAAACGATACTCCTACGGCCACTTTGAGGTCTATGTGGGCAGCGCCTTCGAGCAGGTGGTGCGCGATCAAATCGAGTTTCTGCAACGCCATGTGCCCATCCATTCCTCAGAGAGTAAGAACGTATGA
- a CDS encoding LysR family transcriptional regulator → MDVGGRSGDMVVFSTVAQEGSLSAAARALGLTPSAVSRIITRIEQRLGTRLLLRTTRAITFTAEGEAYLRGARRILADMAEVEESIADQGVPKGRLRVSAALGHGRLAIVPLVAAFTARYPNITVDLSLGDEVVDILAGQADVAVRFGMLPDSPLTARRIGDTGQVVVASPDYLQRYGTPQQPEDLAQHNCLRFSFRRAEPNWPFIRDGQPLSLQVCGNIECNSGEALAQLARVGAGIARIGEFSVAEDIQRGALVPLLETFNPNDREPIHAVFVGGSTMPARVRLFVDFLVEQHRL, encoded by the coding sequence ATGGACGTTGGCGGCAGGTCGGGTGACATGGTCGTGTTTAGCACGGTGGCGCAAGAGGGTAGTCTGTCAGCTGCTGCGCGGGCGCTGGGCCTGACACCTTCGGCGGTCAGCCGCATCATCACCCGCATCGAGCAACGCCTTGGCACGCGGCTGCTGCTGCGCACCACCCGCGCGATTACCTTTACCGCTGAGGGCGAGGCCTACCTGCGCGGCGCCCGCCGTATTCTTGCCGACATGGCCGAGGTAGAAGAGTCCATCGCCGATCAGGGCGTGCCCAAGGGCCGCCTGCGGGTCAGCGCTGCACTGGGGCACGGGCGGCTGGCTATCGTTCCTCTGGTGGCTGCCTTTACCGCGCGCTACCCGAACATCACCGTGGATCTATCCCTTGGTGATGAAGTGGTCGACATCCTTGCTGGTCAGGCCGACGTCGCCGTTCGCTTTGGCATGCTGCCGGACAGCCCGCTGACGGCGCGTCGCATCGGTGACACAGGACAGGTTGTGGTGGCGTCCCCAGATTATCTGCAACGCTACGGCACCCCACAGCAACCGGAAGACCTCGCCCAGCACAACTGTCTGCGCTTCAGCTTCCGCCGCGCCGAACCCAACTGGCCGTTTATTCGCGATGGTCAGCCCCTCTCCCTGCAGGTGTGTGGCAATATCGAATGCAATAGCGGCGAAGCATTGGCACAACTCGCAAGAGTCGGTGCGGGCATCGCCCGCATTGGCGAGTTCAGCGTGGCCGAGGATATACAGCGCGGTGCTCTCGTGCCCTTGCTGGAAACCTTCAATCCAAATGACCGCGAACCTATTCATGCGGTCTTCGTCGGCGGCTCGACAATGCCGGCGCGGGTGCGGCTGTTTGTGGATTTTCTGGTGGAGCAGCATCGGTTGTGA
- a CDS encoding SDR family NAD(P)-dependent oxidoreductase encodes MSGLFDLTDKVAIITGSTKGIGKSIAEEYAKAGAKVVISSRKADVCQQVADELRAQGFDALPVACHVGDKAQLQNLVDQTLAAFGRIDVLVCNAATNPVYGPTHAVSDDAFDKIMGTNVKGTFWLCNMAIPHMVEQGGGSIVLLSSIAGLRASANIGVYGMSKAAEAGLARNLSLEWGPQGIRVNSIAPGLIRTDFAQALLEDPDRLRKVEEKLPLRRVGEPVDIAGVALFLASSASAYVTGQTIVADGGDTIA; translated from the coding sequence ATGAGCGGTTTGTTTGATCTCACTGACAAGGTCGCCATCATCACCGGCTCAACCAAAGGCATCGGCAAGTCGATTGCCGAGGAATATGCCAAGGCCGGGGCCAAGGTGGTGATTTCCAGTCGCAAGGCCGACGTCTGCCAGCAGGTAGCCGACGAGCTGCGGGCGCAAGGCTTTGATGCCCTGCCGGTGGCCTGCCACGTGGGCGACAAGGCCCAATTACAGAATCTGGTTGATCAGACCCTGGCTGCCTTTGGCCGCATCGACGTGCTGGTCTGCAACGCCGCCACCAACCCGGTCTACGGCCCGACCCACGCCGTCAGCGACGACGCCTTCGACAAGATCATGGGCACCAACGTCAAGGGTACCTTCTGGCTCTGCAACATGGCCATCCCGCATATGGTCGAGCAAGGCGGCGGCTCCATCGTGCTGCTGTCGAGCATTGCCGGGCTGCGCGCCAGCGCCAATATCGGCGTCTACGGCATGTCCAAGGCCGCCGAAGCCGGTCTGGCCCGCAACCTGTCGCTGGAATGGGGCCCGCAGGGCATCCGCGTTAACAGCATCGCCCCGGGCCTGATCCGCACCGATTTTGCCCAGGCGCTGCTGGAAGATCCGGACCGGCTGCGCAAGGTAGAAGAAAAACTGCCGCTGCGCCGCGTTGGCGAGCCGGTGGATATCGCCGGAGTCGCGCTGTTCCTGGCGTCCAGCGCGTCAGCCTACGTTACCGGGCAGACCATCGTTGCCGATGGCGGCGATACCATTGCCTGA